Proteins encoded within one genomic window of Zootoca vivipara chromosome 12, rZooViv1.1, whole genome shotgun sequence:
- the ARL5B gene encoding ADP-ribosylation factor-like protein 5B — translation MGLIFAKLWSLFCNQEHKVIIVGLDNAGKTTILYQFLMNEVVHTSPTIGSNVEEIVVKNTHFLMWDIGGQESLRSSWNTYYSNTEFIILVVDSIDRERLSIIKEELYRMLAHEDLRKAAVLIFANKQDMKGCMSAAEISKYLTLSSIKDHPWHIQSCCALTGEGLCQGLEWMTSRIGVR, via the exons ATGGGCTTGATATTTGCCAAGCTGTGGAGCCTTTTCTGTAACCAGG AACACAAAGTGATAATTGTGGGCCTTGACAATGCTGGAAAGACCACCATTCTATACCAGTT CCTGATGAACGAGGTGGTCCACACTTCTCCCACTATAGGAAGCAATGTTGAAGAAATAGTAGTTAAAAACACCCATTTCCTCATGTGGGATATTGGAGGACAAGAGTCTTTAAGATCGTCCTGGAATACCTATTATTCAAACACAGAG tttATTATCCTTGTAGTGGACAGCATTGACCGAGAGAGACTATCTATCATAAAAGAAGAACTATACCGAATGTTGGCACATGAG GATTTGCGGAAGGCTGCAGTTCTCATCTTTGCAAATAAGCAAGATATGAAAGGCTGTATGTCGGCAGCTGAAATTTCCAAGTACCTCACCCTTAGTTCCATAAAGGATCACCCGTGGCACATTCAATCCTGTTGTGCGCTAACGGGAGAAGG ATTGTGCCAAGGCCTGGAATGGATGACTTCCCGAATAGGAGTAAGATAA